A genome region from Chryseobacterium indicum includes the following:
- a CDS encoding zinc-dependent metalloprotease, which produces MKTKLPFLLLVAAGTMANAQWNKTIPGRDAFRRDDNPTYYKLDINQIRTQLSQAQKIGEGKAVIINIPTLDGKIEKFVVNSFPVIDEALANQYQLGSYVGSAVNDPGKYIRFSIAPNDFQSMIISNGKYEFIEPASADKTIYYVHSKSSKGGAFTCSTKEDPESVARLAKLVKNGSAEKSGNKKFHTLRLALSVTGEYGAYFGGTAGALTQMNATLTRVNGVFEQEFNLHLNMVNAPNLIFTNSSTDPYSSASNMCKWNYELMNVLHGGTYGVNDSSFDIGHLFGRSGGGGNAGCIGCIGSNTVTYSTYGGGVPGCSSATYLSPDDYKGSGITSPGSGAPQGDNFDIDYVAHEMGHQLGDSHTYSFFEDYLGNEMEPGSGSTIMGYAGITGANTDIQAHSDPYFHSASIDQVQANLASKTVDVETDIANNPPVITAMNTIYTIPTSTAFVLTANATDPEGDALTYCWEQMDASILDGGIGKAAGVANDYGTSQAIGDTDSGANFRSWSPTSTPTRYFPKLSTVLGGAVKNTTDFEAASTVARTTNFRVTVRDNKVGGQAQTAYATQTIVVGSAAAFTVNSATLTPNANSTITWVVSGTTASPYNVANVKIDYTYDNGTTWTVLAASVPNSGSASVFIPASLAGKSGHIRVSAIGNVFYAVKQNNVGTLSTAEVGNVKTVQIYPNPVDDILNVKNISSKSTYEIYSAPGQLIGKGIVGDGKIVVRDLVKGVYFINIDENGTTLKTKFVKK; this is translated from the coding sequence CGAGGGAAAAGCCGTTATCATCAATATTCCTACTTTAGATGGTAAAATTGAAAAATTTGTGGTAAATAGCTTTCCGGTTATAGATGAGGCTTTAGCTAATCAATATCAATTAGGTTCTTATGTAGGATCGGCTGTAAATGATCCAGGTAAATATATTAGATTCAGTATTGCTCCTAATGATTTCCAGTCAATGATTATCAGTAATGGGAAATACGAGTTTATAGAACCAGCTTCCGCAGATAAAACAATATATTATGTTCATAGTAAGTCCAGTAAGGGAGGGGCTTTTACTTGCAGTACGAAAGAAGATCCAGAATCTGTTGCCCGGTTAGCAAAACTAGTGAAGAATGGCTCCGCAGAAAAATCTGGAAATAAAAAATTTCATACGCTGCGATTAGCATTATCAGTTACAGGAGAGTATGGGGCTTATTTTGGCGGTACAGCTGGAGCGCTTACTCAGATGAATGCTACATTAACGAGGGTAAACGGAGTTTTTGAGCAGGAATTTAATTTACATTTAAATATGGTAAATGCTCCGAATCTTATATTTACAAACTCTTCTACAGACCCTTACAGTAGTGCAAGTAATATGTGTAAATGGAATTATGAGCTCATGAACGTTCTCCATGGCGGAACTTATGGAGTGAATGATTCAAGTTTCGATATTGGTCATTTATTTGGTAGAAGCGGTGGAGGTGGTAATGCTGGCTGCATCGGTTGTATAGGAAGTAATACAGTAACCTATTCTACTTATGGTGGTGGAGTTCCTGGATGTTCGTCAGCTACATATTTATCGCCCGATGACTATAAAGGTAGTGGAATTACTTCTCCTGGAAGTGGGGCTCCACAAGGAGATAATTTCGATATTGACTATGTTGCTCACGAAATGGGGCATCAACTTGGAGACAGTCATACATATAGTTTTTTTGAAGATTATTTAGGAAATGAGATGGAACCGGGCTCTGGTTCTACTATTATGGGATATGCAGGAATTACAGGAGCAAATACGGATATTCAGGCTCATTCTGATCCTTATTTTCATAGCGCAAGTATAGATCAGGTTCAGGCAAACTTGGCTTCTAAAACAGTAGATGTAGAAACAGATATTGCAAATAATCCACCAGTTATTACTGCAATGAATACTATATATACTATTCCAACATCTACAGCCTTTGTTTTAACAGCAAATGCGACAGATCCTGAAGGAGATGCATTAACATACTGCTGGGAACAAATGGACGCAAGTATACTAGATGGAGGAATAGGCAAAGCGGCTGGTGTAGCAAATGATTATGGGACTTCGCAGGCAATTGGTGATACGGATTCAGGAGCAAACTTTAGATCATGGTCACCTACATCAACACCCACAAGATATTTTCCAAAATTATCAACTGTTTTGGGAGGAGCTGTAAAAAATACTACCGATTTTGAAGCGGCATCAACTGTTGCAAGAACCACAAATTTCAGAGTAACTGTAAGGGATAATAAAGTTGGCGGACAGGCGCAGACAGCGTATGCTACACAAACAATTGTCGTTGGTTCTGCTGCTGCATTTACTGTAAACTCAGCTACTTTAACGCCAAATGCAAATTCAACAATTACCTGGGTAGTTTCAGGAACTACTGCTTCGCCTTATAATGTGGCAAATGTTAAAATAGATTACACATACGATAATGGAACAACATGGACTGTTTTGGCAGCATCTGTTCCAAATTCAGGTTCGGCAAGTGTATTTATCCCTGCTTCATTGGCCGGAAAAAGCGGACATATAAGAGTTTCTGCGATCGGAAATGTATTTTATGCTGTAAAACAAAACAATGTTGGAACATTATCAACAGCTGAAGTTGGGAATGTAAAAACAGTACAGATTTATCCAAATCCGGTAGATGATATATTGAACGTTAAAAATATTTCATCCAAATCAACTTACGAAATTTACAGCGCTCCTGGTCAGTTAATCGGTAAAGGAATTGTAGGTGATGGTAAAATTGTTGTGAGAGATTTGGTAAAAGGAGTTTATTTTATCAACATAGATGAAAACGGAACGACTCTTAAAACCAAATTTGTTAAAAAGTAA